In Trueperaceae bacterium, one DNA window encodes the following:
- the odhB gene encoding 2-oxoglutarate dehydrogenase complex dihydrolipoyllysine-residue succinyltransferase, with translation MAVELKVPAVGESVSEVFIGTWLKKEGDAVAQDEPLVEVETDKATVEVPAPVAGKLTKVLKKQGESAQVEEVIAHIEEGAAGQAEPVRSSPQQADPARSAPQQAESPKSAPKQAEEPSAAARSAVESGVAAKGAPLVMPAARRLLDEHGLRAEEVEASGPGGRLLKEDVQRHLASAKSEAPATGSTRPAATENAPAPAAAGEREEEVVPMSPLRRRIAERLVEAQRNAALLTTFNEIDMSQVMQLRKEYREAFEKRYDVRLGFMSFFVKAAIDALKSIPQLNAEIRDQSIVYKNYYDIGVAVSTPKGLVVPVLRNAERMSFAEIESAIGDFGVRAQANRIAPEELQGGTFTISNGGVFGSLMSTPIVNPPQSGVLGMHTIQERPVAIDGKVEIRPMMYVALTYDHRIVDGREAVTFLKRIKEAIERPTRMLLEV, from the coding sequence ATGGCTGTTGAACTGAAAGTGCCCGCCGTCGGCGAGTCGGTTTCCGAGGTATTCATCGGTACCTGGCTGAAGAAGGAGGGCGACGCCGTAGCTCAAGACGAACCGTTGGTCGAGGTAGAGACCGACAAGGCGACGGTCGAGGTTCCAGCCCCGGTAGCAGGCAAGCTGACGAAGGTACTGAAGAAGCAGGGCGAGTCGGCCCAGGTCGAAGAGGTGATCGCTCACATCGAGGAGGGCGCGGCCGGGCAAGCCGAACCAGTGAGGTCGTCGCCCCAGCAAGCCGATCCAGCCAGGTCGGCGCCGCAACAAGCCGAATCGCCCAAGTCGGCGCCCAAGCAGGCCGAGGAACCGTCCGCCGCCGCACGCTCCGCTGTCGAAAGCGGCGTGGCGGCCAAAGGAGCTCCGTTGGTCATGCCCGCCGCTCGTAGGCTCCTCGACGAGCACGGCCTGCGGGCGGAAGAGGTAGAGGCGAGCGGACCGGGCGGCAGACTCCTCAAGGAGGACGTGCAACGGCACCTGGCGTCCGCCAAGAGCGAAGCGCCGGCGACCGGATCGACCCGACCGGCCGCTACCGAAAACGCTCCCGCTCCGGCCGCGGCCGGCGAGCGTGAGGAGGAAGTGGTGCCGATGAGCCCACTCCGCCGCCGCATCGCCGAACGGCTCGTCGAGGCGCAGCGCAATGCGGCCCTGCTCACCACCTTCAACGAGATCGACATGAGCCAGGTCATGCAACTGCGCAAGGAGTACCGCGAGGCTTTCGAGAAGCGCTACGATGTGCGGCTGGGCTTCATGTCGTTCTTCGTCAAGGCCGCTATCGACGCGCTCAAGAGCATCCCTCAGCTCAACGCCGAGATTCGCGATCAGAGCATCGTCTACAAGAACTACTACGACATCGGCGTCGCCGTCTCGACGCCGAAGGGTCTGGTCGTACCGGTGTTGCGCAACGCCGAGCGGATGTCGTTCGCCGAGATCGAGAGCGCGATCGGTGATTTCGGGGTTCGAGCCCAGGCGAACAGGATCGCCCCCGAGGAGTTGCAGGGCGGGACGTTCACCATCTCCAACGGTGGCGTCTTCGGCTCGCTCATGTCGACGCCGATCGTCAACCCGCCTCAGTCCGGCGTCCTAGGTATGCACACGATCCAGGAACGGCCTGTGGCCATCGACGGCAAGGTAGAGATCCGGCCGATGATGTACGTCGCCCTCACCTACGACCATCGGATCGTGGACGGGCGGGAAGCCGTCACCTTCCTCAAGCGGATCAAGGAGGCGATCGAGCGTCCCACGCGGATGCTGCTGGAGGTCTAG
- a CDS encoding 2-oxoglutarate dehydrogenase E1 component gives MSQADVTMNSSSLAFVEEMYAAYLDDPASVPEEWRTYFAGAANGQAAGNGFAGHFRLQPQFRPSSLFNAGARVLATPGQDDAAALQHRVDKLVRNYRVRGHRIAKINPLGRETIALPELDPAYYGFTDADMQRPVLADNMPAVHTLGELIEALKVTYTRSIGAQFMHIDNLQVRTWLQARMEQSRNRLDLSRDTQLRILTKLTDAEIFEEFIQKKFVGAKRFSLEGSESLIPLLDMAIEKAGNQGTSEVILAMAHRGRLNVLANIMGKSPRVIFREFEDLDPEMNRGRGDVKYHLGYSGDWLTSEGAKVHLSLCFNPSHLEFVNPVALGRTRAKQDRIGDEEREKALAILIHGDASFIGEGVVQESLNLSELPGYRIGGALHVIVNNQLGFTTGPEQGRSTTYASDIAKMLQSPIFHVNGEDPEAVAQTIELAMDFRREFRRDVVIDMYAYRRHGHNEGDEPAFTQPDMYRKIRERPTVRDGYLKRLLATGEIGSGEADRIVEQRREQLEQELSEARREDYRPHYSAGEGVWEPYRGGKDEDVPEVETGLPRAQVKSILERLSQVPDGFEANSKIVRLLGQRVEMARGERPFDWAAAEAVALGSLAEAGFRVRLTGQDSERGTFSHRHAVLHDVNGNGTYVPLQHLSETQAPVKIYNSPLSETGVLGFEYGYSLDWPDALVVWEAQYGDFNNAAQVIIDQFIASAEDKWGRLSGLVMLLPHGFEGSGPEHSSARLERFLQLCAEDNMQVVYPTTPAQHFHLLRRQALRPYRKPLVVMSPKSLLRHQRSVSTLEELADGAFRHVIPDDSVDQASARRVLLCSGKIYFELLAEREERGLEDVAIVRLEQIYPTPDGRLQEVLAGYRDDVPVVWVQEEPENMGAWRFLRIHWGHTLYGRPFWGVYRPPSASPATGSASSHRIEQAEIIRAAFETMAR, from the coding sequence ATGAGTCAGGCAGACGTCACCATGAACAGTTCCAGCCTGGCCTTCGTCGAGGAGATGTACGCGGCCTACCTCGACGATCCGGCCTCGGTACCGGAAGAGTGGCGAACCTACTTCGCCGGCGCAGCCAACGGGCAGGCTGCCGGCAACGGCTTCGCTGGTCATTTCCGTCTCCAACCGCAGTTCCGACCCAGCAGCCTCTTCAACGCTGGCGCCAGGGTGCTCGCCACGCCCGGGCAAGACGACGCCGCGGCGCTCCAGCACCGGGTCGACAAACTCGTGCGCAACTACCGGGTGCGCGGGCACCGGATAGCGAAGATCAACCCGCTCGGTCGTGAGACGATAGCGCTGCCCGAACTGGACCCCGCCTACTACGGCTTCACCGACGCCGACATGCAACGCCCCGTCCTCGCCGACAACATGCCGGCCGTGCACACCCTCGGCGAACTCATCGAAGCGCTCAAGGTCACCTATACCCGCTCCATCGGCGCCCAGTTCATGCACATCGACAACCTGCAGGTGCGGACTTGGCTGCAGGCCCGGATGGAGCAGAGCCGGAACAGGCTCGACCTCTCGCGCGACACCCAGTTGCGGATACTGACCAAGCTGACCGACGCCGAGATCTTCGAGGAGTTCATCCAGAAGAAGTTCGTTGGCGCGAAACGCTTCTCTCTCGAGGGAAGCGAGAGCCTCATCCCACTGCTCGACATGGCCATCGAGAAGGCGGGCAACCAGGGCACCTCGGAGGTCATCCTGGCGATGGCTCACCGGGGCCGCCTGAACGTACTGGCGAACATCATGGGGAAGAGCCCGAGGGTGATCTTCCGCGAGTTCGAGGACCTCGATCCCGAGATGAACCGGGGACGCGGCGACGTCAAGTACCACCTGGGCTACTCGGGTGACTGGCTCACCTCGGAGGGCGCCAAGGTCCACCTGTCCCTCTGCTTCAACCCCTCGCACCTCGAGTTCGTAAACCCGGTGGCTTTGGGCCGTACCAGGGCGAAGCAGGACAGGATCGGGGACGAGGAGCGCGAGAAGGCTCTGGCCATCCTCATCCACGGCGACGCCTCGTTCATAGGTGAAGGGGTCGTGCAGGAGTCGCTCAACCTCTCCGAACTCCCGGGGTACCGGATCGGCGGGGCGCTGCACGTGATAGTCAACAACCAGCTCGGCTTCACCACCGGACCCGAACAGGGCCGCTCCACCACCTACGCCAGCGACATCGCCAAGATGCTGCAGAGCCCCATCTTCCACGTGAACGGCGAGGACCCGGAAGCGGTGGCCCAGACCATCGAACTGGCGATGGACTTCCGACGCGAGTTCCGCCGCGACGTCGTCATCGACATGTACGCCTACCGGCGGCACGGTCACAACGAGGGCGACGAACCGGCCTTCACGCAACCCGACATGTATCGCAAGATCCGCGAACGACCGACGGTACGGGACGGCTATCTGAAGCGGCTGCTCGCGACCGGCGAGATCGGCAGCGGCGAGGCCGACCGGATCGTGGAGCAGCGCCGCGAACAGCTCGAGCAGGAGCTCTCCGAGGCAAGGCGTGAGGACTACCGGCCCCACTACTCAGCAGGCGAAGGGGTCTGGGAACCGTACCGGGGCGGCAAGGACGAGGACGTTCCCGAGGTCGAGACCGGGCTTCCCAGGGCCCAGGTGAAGAGCATCCTGGAGCGCTTGTCGCAGGTCCCGGACGGCTTCGAGGCCAATTCCAAGATCGTGCGGTTGCTGGGGCAGAGAGTCGAGATGGCCCGTGGGGAGCGCCCGTTCGACTGGGCCGCTGCCGAAGCGGTAGCGCTGGGCAGCCTGGCCGAGGCCGGCTTCAGGGTAAGGCTTACCGGCCAGGATAGCGAACGCGGCACCTTCAGCCACCGCCATGCGGTACTGCACGATGTCAACGGCAACGGCACCTACGTGCCCCTGCAGCATCTGAGCGAGACCCAGGCGCCGGTGAAGATCTACAACAGTCCCCTATCAGAGACCGGGGTACTGGGCTTCGAGTACGGCTACAGCCTCGACTGGCCCGACGCCCTGGTGGTGTGGGAGGCTCAGTACGGCGACTTCAACAACGCGGCGCAGGTGATCATCGACCAATTCATCGCCTCGGCCGAGGACAAGTGGGGCCGCCTCTCGGGCCTCGTGATGCTGCTGCCCCACGGTTTCGAGGGTTCGGGCCCCGAGCACTCGAGCGCCAGGCTCGAGCGTTTCCTCCAGCTTTGCGCCGAGGACAACATGCAGGTCGTCTACCCGACCACCCCGGCCCAACACTTCCACCTGCTACGTCGTCAGGCGTTGCGGCCATACCGCAAGCCGCTCGTCGTCATGAGTCCCAAGAGCCTGCTGCGCCACCAGCGTTCGGTCTCGACGCTCGAAGAACTGGCGGACGGCGCTTTCCGTCACGTCATCCCCGACGACTCCGTCGATCAAGCTTCGGCCCGCCGGGTGCTCCTCTGCTCCGGCAAGATCTACTTCGAGCTGCTCGCGGAACGGGAGGAGCGTGGCCTCGAAGACGTGGCGATCGTTCGCCTCGAGCAGATCTACCCCACGCCAGACGGGAGGCTCCAGGAGGTGCTCGCCGGTTACCGCGATGACGTCCCGGTCGTCTGGGTCCAGGAGGAACCGGAGAACATGGGCGCGTGGCGTTTCCTACGGATACATTGGGGTCACACCCTTTACGGGAGGCCGTTCTGGGGCGTGTACCGGCCGCCCTCGGCGAGCCCGGCTACCGGTTCGGCGAGCAGCCACAGGATCGAGCAGGCCGAGATCATCCGGGCCGCGTTCGAAACGATGGCACGGTGA
- a CDS encoding PfkB family carbohydrate kinase has translation MAHLVTLGELLVDFIAHEAGVPAGEATSWSALPGGAPANVAVGAARLGVPTSFLGKVGDDPFGRMLERALAAEGVETSGLRFEKGARTALAFVSLGDDGERSFHFYRHPSADMLYRPDEVDLEAVRQARVLHFGSISLIAEPSRSATLAAVEAAREAGVTVTFDPNLRLDLWPGADEALSGIFAAMGQAHVVKLSEEELEFVAGGVGETYARELARELDLLVITRAAKGALLIAGDTTQEVPAFETNVVDTTGAGDSFMAALVAGIVANPGIAEQPEALREVALRANACAAITVSSRGAIPALPHAERLVEFLAREHVTK, from the coding sequence GTGGCCCACCTGGTGACCCTGGGAGAGTTGCTGGTCGACTTCATCGCCCACGAAGCCGGCGTGCCGGCAGGCGAAGCGACCAGTTGGAGCGCCCTTCCCGGCGGCGCACCCGCCAACGTGGCGGTGGGTGCGGCCCGGCTCGGGGTTCCCACCTCGTTCCTGGGCAAGGTAGGCGACGATCCGTTCGGCAGGATGCTGGAGCGCGCCCTCGCTGCCGAAGGGGTGGAAACGAGCGGGCTGCGCTTCGAGAAGGGCGCTCGAACAGCGTTGGCCTTCGTGAGCCTGGGCGATGATGGCGAGCGGTCGTTCCACTTCTACCGGCACCCCTCGGCCGACATGCTCTATCGCCCCGACGAGGTCGACCTGGAGGCGGTGAGGCAGGCGCGGGTACTGCACTTCGGCAGCATCAGCCTCATCGCCGAGCCGTCCCGAAGTGCGACGCTGGCAGCGGTGGAAGCCGCCAGGGAGGCGGGTGTGACGGTTACCTTCGACCCCAACCTGCGCCTCGACCTGTGGCCGGGGGCCGATGAGGCCCTCAGCGGGATCTTCGCGGCTATGGGGCAAGCCCACGTCGTGAAACTGAGCGAGGAGGAACTCGAGTTCGTCGCGGGGGGCGTCGGCGAGACTTATGCCCGGGAGTTGGCACGAGAGCTTGACCTCCTCGTGATCACCCGCGCAGCGAAAGGCGCCTTGTTGATAGCCGGGGACACGACACAGGAGGTACCTGCCTTCGAGACGAACGTGGTGGACACGACCGGCGCGGGAGACTCGTTCATGGCGGCACTCGTTGCCGGCATCGTCGCGAACCCGGGAATCGCGGAGCAGCCCGAGGCATTAAGGGAGGTGGCGCTTCGAGCCAACGCCTGCGCGGCCATCACGGTCTCGAGCAGGGGCGCGATCCCCGCGCTTCCCCACGCCGAACGACTCGTGGAGTTCCTCGCTCGTGAGCACGTCACCAAGTAG
- a CDS encoding threonine/serine dehydratase, translating to MTVTIGAIREAAERIAGAIYPTPLIRLPLADEAEEVFVKAENLQRTGSFKLRGAYNFLASLTPAERDRGVVAHSSGNHAQGVACAARLLGIEATIVIPEGAPHLKVERTRAHGAAIVRCGNSSDERERVARELVESEGYILVPPFDHPLIVAGQGTVGLEIVQSLKGVRNVLVPVGGGGLSAGVATAIAALAPDARVIGVEPELAADAKESLEVGRPVSWSAEEVTRTMADGVRTQRIGDLNFEILRRLLAGVVTVSEEEIEETARWYLLEARLVVEPTGALSLAAYRRLRRGASELSLLPGPTVVVASGGNVGQKAVASLLD from the coding sequence ATGACCGTCACCATCGGAGCGATCCGCGAGGCCGCCGAGAGGATCGCGGGAGCGATCTACCCGACGCCCCTCATCCGCCTTCCCCTCGCCGACGAGGCCGAGGAGGTCTTCGTCAAGGCCGAGAACCTGCAACGAACCGGATCGTTCAAGCTCCGGGGGGCATACAACTTCCTCGCCTCGCTCACGCCGGCCGAGCGCGACCGCGGTGTCGTCGCCCACTCCAGCGGCAACCACGCCCAAGGTGTCGCCTGCGCAGCCAGACTGCTGGGGATCGAAGCGACGATAGTCATCCCCGAGGGCGCCCCGCACCTGAAAGTGGAGCGAACCCGCGCGCACGGAGCCGCGATCGTGCGGTGCGGCAACAGCAGCGACGAGAGGGAGCGGGTGGCGAGGGAACTCGTCGAGTCGGAAGGGTACATCCTGGTGCCTCCCTTCGACCATCCGCTCATCGTCGCAGGTCAGGGAACCGTGGGGCTCGAGATCGTTCAGAGCCTGAAGGGCGTCCGGAACGTCCTCGTGCCCGTCGGTGGCGGCGGCCTCTCTGCCGGTGTGGCCACGGCGATCGCCGCGCTCGCCCCCGACGCTCGGGTGATCGGAGTCGAGCCGGAACTGGCAGCCGATGCGAAGGAGTCGCTCGAGGTGGGGCGGCCCGTGTCGTGGTCGGCCGAGGAGGTCACCCGGACGATGGCGGACGGAGTACGAACGCAGCGAATCGGTGACCTCAACTTCGAGATCCTCCGCCGGCTGCTGGCCGGGGTCGTGACCGTGAGCGAGGAGGAGATCGAAGAGACCGCGCGCTGGTACCTGCTGGAGGCGCGTCTCGTCGTCGAGCCTACCGGCGCCCTCAGCCTCGCCGCTTATCGGCGCCTGCGCAGAGGAGCTAGCGAGCTCTCGCTCCTCCCGGGTCCCACGGTGGTGGTTGCCTCGGGCGGGAACGTCGGACAGAAGGCGGTCGCGTCCCTGCTCGACTGA
- a CDS encoding GAF domain-containing sensor histidine kinase: protein MRVGSRQEQLEVLNTLGEVLNREPEFERALPEALERLVRLMGLSTGWVFLSNTSQGDSHQGSFSLAASTGLPPALERDDREPLCSGSCDCQGLLRRGKLDRGVNMVTCSRLAKARGDRGGLELHASVPLLGAQGPVGIVNLAAPGDTRFEASTLTFLAAVGKQLGIAFERSRLQARRTREARYTATLEERERIARQMHDSLAQLLFAADLSLQAALDEQGEDPSPSLVRAAEAVAGALADLRGLVEVQRPADLSSGLLPALSRLAERTGGGSVRVHLDSQPLDAFGRAAETLYLVAQEAVGNALRHGECTNIWLRLEAVEDRLRLTVADDGKGFDPHRAAGGLGLQGMHDRTKGAGGSFAIESGQDGSRVVAEVPWRTD from the coding sequence TTGAGAGTCGGAAGCAGACAGGAACAACTCGAAGTACTGAACACCCTCGGGGAGGTGCTGAACCGCGAGCCGGAGTTCGAGCGGGCCCTCCCGGAGGCGCTGGAGCGGCTGGTGCGCCTCATGGGGCTCAGCACCGGCTGGGTGTTCCTGAGCAACACGAGCCAGGGCGACAGCCACCAGGGGAGCTTCTCACTGGCTGCGAGCACGGGATTGCCACCGGCGCTGGAGCGCGACGACAGGGAACCGCTCTGCAGCGGTAGCTGCGACTGCCAGGGCCTGCTGCGCAGGGGGAAGCTCGATCGAGGCGTGAACATGGTGACGTGCAGCCGGCTCGCCAAGGCCAGAGGCGACCGAGGCGGACTCGAACTCCACGCCAGTGTCCCGCTACTCGGGGCCCAGGGACCGGTTGGCATAGTCAATCTGGCCGCGCCCGGCGACACACGGTTCGAAGCGAGCACCCTCACCTTCCTGGCTGCCGTGGGCAAGCAGTTGGGGATCGCGTTCGAACGGAGCCGGCTGCAGGCCCGCAGGACCCGCGAGGCGCGCTACACGGCTACGCTCGAGGAGCGGGAGCGCATCGCTCGCCAGATGCACGATTCCCTCGCCCAGCTGCTCTTCGCGGCCGATCTCTCCCTGCAGGCGGCTCTTGACGAGCAGGGGGAGGACCCCTCCCCGTCGCTCGTACGGGCGGCGGAGGCGGTGGCGGGCGCTCTGGCCGACCTGCGCGGCCTGGTGGAGGTCCAACGACCGGCAGACCTCTCCAGCGGCCTGCTGCCGGCCCTCTCCCGGCTCGCCGAACGTACCGGCGGAGGATCAGTACGCGTTCATCTCGACAGCCAGCCGCTCGACGCCTTCGGCAGGGCCGCCGAGACGCTTTACCTGGTCGCTCAGGAAGCGGTAGGCAACGCGCTTCGGCACGGCGAGTGCACCAACATCTGGCTGCGGCTCGAGGCGGTCGAGGACAGGCTCCGCCTCACCGTCGCCGACGACGGGAAGGGGTTCGACCCGCACCGGGCGGCCGGCGGCCTCGGCCTGCAAGGGATGCACGACAGAACGAAGGGGGCCGGCGGCAGCTTCGCCATCGAGAGCGGGCAGGATGGCAGCCGGGTAGTGGCGGAGGTCCCATGGCGTACCGACTGA
- a CDS encoding response regulator transcription factor, whose protein sequence is MAYRLMLVDDHPVVRQGLRSFLSRQDDLEIVAEAGSLAEARERAAQVSGELDLVLLDIELPDGSGLSLIRELLDQPHPPRVLVLTSFLEREYVREALRRGANGYLIKHAGTQVLLDGVRAVLRGEMPLDPAAARLLAQDRSDPVAELTPRERQVLELLAEGLSNRDISQRLNVREKTVKSHLGNVFAKLGLRDRTQAALWAREHGLQTTRR, encoded by the coding sequence ATGGCGTACCGACTGATGCTGGTCGACGATCACCCGGTCGTAAGGCAAGGGCTCCGCTCCTTCCTCTCCCGTCAGGACGACCTCGAGATCGTCGCCGAGGCCGGTAGCCTGGCCGAAGCACGCGAGCGAGCGGCTCAGGTGAGCGGCGAACTCGACCTCGTCCTGCTCGACATCGAACTTCCCGACGGCAGCGGCCTCTCGCTCATCCGCGAGTTGCTGGACCAGCCGCACCCTCCCCGGGTGCTGGTCCTGACCTCCTTCCTCGAGCGCGAGTATGTGCGCGAGGCGCTGCGGCGCGGCGCGAACGGCTACCTCATCAAGCACGCGGGAACACAGGTGCTGCTCGACGGCGTCCGGGCGGTGCTGCGCGGCGAGATGCCGCTCGACCCCGCAGCGGCCAGGCTGCTCGCGCAAGACCGGAGCGATCCTGTCGCGGAGCTCACTCCCAGAGAGCGACAGGTACTGGAACTCCTGGCTGAAGGGCTTTCGAACCGCGACATTTCCCAACGGCTGAACGTGCGCGAGAAGACGGTCAAGTCGCACCTCGGGAACGTGTTCGCCAAGCTCGGTTTGCGCGACCGGACCCAGGCCGCGCTATGGGCTCGCGAGCACGGTTTGCAGACTACGCGTCGCTGA
- a CDS encoding SDR family oxidoreductase has protein sequence MTARESPAQWGGRPAAGSGARTALITGASKGLGFALARYLASRHYRLVIDARSERELSSAAAELAEVTTVTAVTGDVRDEAHRAALVEAVGDELDLLVNNASDLGVTPLPPLVQYDLERFRQVFEANVFAPLALVQATLPALFNGHGLVVNLSSDAARGGYPGWGAYGASKAALDLVGLTLANELQGVTVVNVDPGDMRTDMHQAAFPGEDIGDRKLPQETLPFWAGLFEQTTNSLNGKRLEAQAEVWESA, from the coding sequence GTGACGGCCCGCGAGTCTCCGGCGCAGTGGGGCGGACGGCCGGCTGCCGGCAGTGGCGCGCGGACCGCGCTGATTACCGGCGCCAGCAAGGGGTTGGGCTTCGCTCTCGCGCGATACCTCGCCTCGCGCCACTACCGGCTCGTCATAGACGCGCGCAGCGAGAGGGAGCTCTCCTCGGCGGCTGCCGAGCTTGCCGAGGTCACGACCGTCACCGCGGTCACCGGCGACGTCCGAGACGAGGCGCACCGGGCCGCACTCGTCGAAGCCGTCGGGGACGAACTCGACCTACTCGTCAACAACGCCTCGGATCTGGGGGTCACGCCGCTCCCCCCGCTCGTCCAGTACGACCTCGAGCGCTTCAGGCAGGTGTTCGAAGCTAACGTCTTCGCGCCGCTGGCGCTCGTTCAGGCGACCCTGCCCGCCCTGTTCAACGGCCACGGCCTGGTAGTGAACCTCTCCTCCGACGCGGCTCGCGGCGGCTATCCCGGCTGGGGCGCCTACGGAGCGAGCAAGGCAGCGCTCGACCTCGTCGGGCTCACTCTCGCCAACGAGCTGCAGGGGGTGACGGTAGTGAACGTGGATCCCGGCGACATGCGCACGGATATGCACCAGGCGGCCTTCCCCGGCGAAGACATCGGCGACCGGAAGTTGCCGCAGGAGACGCTGCCGTTCTGGGCCGGGCTATTCGAGCAGACCACGAATAGTTTGAACGGCAAACGCCTCGAGGCCCAGGCCGAGGTATGGGAGTCGGCGTGA
- a CDS encoding S-adenosylmethionine:tRNA ribosyltransferase-isomerase produces the protein MAFATDPREAPRLATKTPEERGLTRDGVRLLVSGASGHHHALFSDLPDQLETGDLLIVNRSATLPASLPAVGRLGSFRLNLCTRFGDKLWLAEPRWSRARPGPLPLADGELVEAGGAGATILSTYPGIPRLRFVDFQGDWQEAVGRQGSPIRYGYLSEEPDLGAYQTIFGDRPGSAEMPSAGRPFTARTLEALERRGVELVRVTLHTGVSSLEAADFHDTELFPERFEVDSEAALRLNRAASGAGRIIAIGTTTVRALVSAWDGARFRAARGLTRAYVRRGRSLPPIAGLLTGFHEPNSTHLDMLEAVAGPDLLESGYREALRMGYLWHEFGDVHLLLPAACP, from the coding sequence ATGGCCTTCGCTACCGACCCTCGGGAAGCGCCGCGCCTGGCCACCAAAACTCCGGAGGAGCGGGGGCTTACTCGCGACGGCGTCCGACTCCTGGTGAGCGGCGCCAGCGGGCACCACCACGCCCTCTTCTCGGACCTGCCCGACCAGCTCGAGACCGGCGACCTACTGATCGTCAACAGGAGCGCTACTCTGCCCGCCTCGCTACCCGCGGTCGGCCGACTCGGCTCCTTCCGGTTGAACCTCTGCACCCGCTTCGGCGACAAATTGTGGCTTGCGGAGCCGCGCTGGTCCCGAGCACGCCCGGGCCCGCTACCGCTTGCGGATGGTGAGCTGGTGGAGGCCGGCGGGGCAGGCGCAACGATCCTCTCCACCTACCCGGGCATCCCCCGATTGCGCTTCGTCGATTTCCAGGGCGACTGGCAGGAGGCTGTAGGCCGTCAGGGCTCCCCGATCCGCTACGGTTACCTCTCGGAGGAGCCGGATCTTGGAGCCTACCAGACGATCTTCGGGGATCGCCCCGGGTCGGCGGAGATGCCGTCGGCCGGCAGACCGTTCACCGCGCGAACGCTCGAGGCGCTCGAGCGCCGTGGCGTCGAACTCGTCAGGGTGACGCTCCATACCGGGGTGAGTTCACTGGAGGCGGCCGACTTCCATGACACGGAACTCTTCCCCGAGCGCTTCGAGGTCGACAGTGAAGCCGCCCTAAGGCTCAACCGGGCAGCGTCCGGCGCAGGCCGGATCATCGCGATCGGCACCACCACGGTGAGGGCGCTGGTGAGCGCGTGGGACGGAGCACGCTTCCGCGCGGCACGCGGTCTCACCCGTGCCTACGTTCGTCGCGGGCGGTCGCTCCCGCCCATCGCCGGGCTTCTCACCGGTTTCCACGAGCCCAACTCGACTCACCTCGACATGCTCGAAGCCGTGGCCGGGCCGGACCTGCTGGAGTCGGGCTACCGGGAGGCGCTGAGGATGGGCTACCTGTGGCACGAGTTCGGGGACGTGCACCTGCTGCTGCCGGCCGCGTGTCCCTGA
- a CDS encoding monothiol bacilliredoxin BrxC family protein — MFKDRVINLTTPEEVNEFLAAHPTSVVFKAGTCHKTMQGFGFVQEELEPREDLFVGLIRVVEARAASNLVAEKTGIKHESPQVILFRDGQPVFDVDNWNITPEALAQGFGKMPQSEKQATNPRASSDLAPYIQLLESFLGGKIDERRFEYAYTTTFRDDSTLRSREEVEILNSIFGDVDQHMNMHLMMAGKSDTSQIRERAEKAYRQLMTLA; from the coding sequence ATGTTCAAAGACCGAGTCATCAACCTCACGACCCCTGAAGAGGTAAACGAATTCCTCGCTGCGCACCCCACCAGCGTCGTCTTCAAGGCCGGGACCTGCCACAAGACCATGCAGGGGTTCGGCTTCGTACAGGAGGAGCTCGAGCCGCGTGAGGACCTGTTCGTGGGCCTCATCCGAGTCGTCGAGGCGCGTGCCGCCTCGAACCTGGTGGCCGAGAAGACCGGTATCAAGCACGAGAGCCCGCAGGTGATCCTGTTCCGCGACGGCCAGCCCGTGTTCGACGTCGACAACTGGAACATCACCCCCGAGGCGCTCGCTCAGGGCTTCGGCAAGATGCCGCAGAGCGAGAAGCAGGCAACGAACCCGCGCGCCAGCAGCGATCTCGCGCCCTACATCCAGCTGCTCGAGAGCTTCCTCGGCGGCAAGATCGACGAGCGCCGCTTCGAGTACGCCTACACCACGACCTTCCGTGACGACTCCACTCTGCGTAGTCGCGAGGAGGTCGAGATCCTCAACTCGATCTTCGGTGACGTGGACCAACACATGAACATGCACCTGATGATGGCCGGGAAGTCCGACACCTCACAGATCCGCGAGCGGGCCGAGAAGGCCTACCGCCAGCTGATGACGCTGGCCTGA